Proteins from a single region of Paraglaciecola sp. T6c:
- a CDS encoding cupin domain-containing protein: MNVTKLEDAMPYQAPGHFDVCGLRLQGWDASDTENFWVGLSHFLPGGGAQGDVSPLEKVYVVLEGSVSITHDNKEVILGPLDSCRIPPNAKRTLINKTNNTVSMLVIMPYPENK, encoded by the coding sequence ATGAATGTAACCAAATTAGAAGACGCCATGCCTTATCAGGCCCCGGGGCATTTCGATGTTTGCGGCCTTCGCTTACAAGGCTGGGATGCAAGTGACACAGAAAATTTTTGGGTAGGACTTTCACACTTTTTGCCCGGCGGCGGTGCACAAGGAGATGTATCCCCACTAGAGAAAGTTTACGTCGTGCTTGAGGGCTCAGTCAGTATTACTCACGACAATAAAGAGGTCATTTTGGGGCCTTTAGACAGTTGTCGTATTCCGCCTAATGCCAAGCGGACACTTATCAATAAAACCAATAATACGGTCAGCATGTTAGTGATCATGCCTTATCCGGAGAATAAATAA
- a CDS encoding DoxX family protein: MNMFETACLLVGRLLLGLYFIAPGLQKIVSFDAMSQYMEHHNVPLVTPLLLLTIVIQLTAGLAIIIGFKGRFAAFLLAGLTLIISLFMHNFWNLPEGGNIAHETQNFVKNMAIMAGLLILAARGTGQMSVDNRQK; the protein is encoded by the coding sequence ATGAATATGTTTGAAACCGCGTGTCTGCTAGTGGGTAGGTTACTACTTGGCTTATATTTTATAGCGCCAGGCCTTCAAAAAATAGTAAGTTTTGACGCCATGAGTCAGTACATGGAGCATCATAACGTTCCGCTTGTGACGCCGCTTTTACTGCTTACCATTGTCATACAATTAACCGCTGGGCTGGCGATTATTATCGGTTTTAAAGGCCGATTTGCGGCATTTTTATTAGCCGGCTTAACGCTGATTATTAGTCTATTTATGCATAATTTTTGGAACTTACCCGAAGGCGGCAATATTGCTCATGAAACGCAGAACTTTGTAAAAAATATGGCCATTATGGCGGGATTGCTGATATTGGCCGCACGGGGTACTGGTCAAATGAGCGTGGATAACCGTCAGAAATAG
- a CDS encoding IclR family transcriptional regulator has translation MENEPSSRQGIQVISRAANILRTLEGHPEGLSLSAIAKNVKLARSTVQRIVNSLASEGFLIAASPTSRVRLGPGLVSLGSAAKADIDRVLIPHMKNLSDEVGETVDLSVQDAENMIFIDQVTTDTHQLRAVSAVGHAFSIYSCANGKAMLATMSDEEVMAFVDAHPIKALTHSTITSTEQLLTEIASIRKNGVAFDKEEHCEGVCAIGVAIEDPYGRNIAISIPVPTVRFNRNKKQLAKQLREYKTTIELALGKGAM, from the coding sequence ATGGAAAATGAACCTAGCTCGCGCCAAGGGATACAAGTAATCTCTCGTGCTGCTAACATCTTGCGAACGCTTGAGGGGCACCCTGAAGGGTTGAGTCTTAGTGCTATCGCCAAGAACGTCAAACTTGCGCGTTCAACCGTGCAGCGTATCGTTAACTCACTGGCTTCTGAAGGTTTTTTAATTGCAGCAAGTCCTACCTCTCGCGTGCGCTTAGGGCCGGGGCTCGTGTCTTTGGGCTCTGCGGCGAAGGCAGATATTGACAGAGTACTCATACCTCACATGAAGAACTTGTCAGATGAAGTAGGGGAGACAGTGGATTTATCTGTGCAAGACGCTGAAAACATGATCTTTATTGATCAGGTCACCACTGATACCCACCAATTACGCGCGGTCTCTGCGGTAGGGCATGCCTTTTCGATCTACAGCTGCGCCAATGGCAAGGCGATGCTTGCTACCATGAGTGACGAAGAAGTTATGGCTTTTGTTGACGCTCACCCTATTAAAGCCTTGACCCATTCAACCATCACTAGCACCGAACAGTTGCTCACTGAAATCGCCAGTATTCGTAAGAATGGTGTAGCGTTTGATAAGGAGGAACACTGTGAAGGGGTGTGCGCAATTGGCGTGGCGATTGAAGACCCTTATGGGCGCAATATTGCGATTTCCATTCCGGTTCCCACTGTGCGTTTTAATCGTAATAAAAAGCAACTTGCTAAACAGCTGCGTGAATACAAAACCACCATTGAGTTAGCGTTAGGTAAAGGCGCCATGTAA
- a CDS encoding 3-hydroxyacyl-CoA dehydrogenase family protein, with translation MFSSSHITVIGAGLMGCGIAQVFANKAIQVTLYDPIEGARQTAKQKIAANLTALSQSLSTLDFIHISDDLETAVADADFVIEAAPEKLPLKRQIFTDILRHARPDTILASNTSVIPIKEIFEGLDCNERIVGCHWWNPPYLVPLVEVVQSEQSSLATVESMMSLLAFAGKKPVHIHKDVPGFVGNRMQHALWREAIALINDGVCTAEGIDTVVKNSFGLRMPVLGPIENADLVGLDLTLDIHNVILASINRDTVPSDILKSKVEKGELGIKTGQGFKRWTDESAQTLRENLSKYLVNTVNSKG, from the coding sequence ATGTTCTCCTCATCTCACATTACGGTTATTGGCGCAGGGCTTATGGGCTGTGGCATCGCGCAAGTATTTGCCAACAAAGCAATACAAGTCACCTTGTACGATCCGATTGAAGGTGCTCGCCAAACCGCAAAACAAAAAATTGCGGCCAATTTGACCGCCCTATCCCAATCCTTGAGTACGCTCGATTTCATTCACATCAGCGACGACTTAGAGACCGCCGTCGCCGATGCCGATTTTGTGATTGAAGCGGCGCCCGAAAAACTACCGTTAAAGCGACAGATATTTACAGATATTCTGCGTCATGCACGACCAGACACCATTCTGGCCAGCAACACATCCGTGATCCCCATCAAGGAGATCTTTGAAGGCTTGGACTGTAATGAGCGGATCGTAGGTTGCCATTGGTGGAACCCACCTTATTTAGTGCCGCTTGTAGAAGTAGTACAAAGCGAACAGTCGTCTCTGGCCACGGTTGAAAGCATGATGTCGCTGTTAGCCTTCGCGGGGAAAAAACCAGTACATATCCATAAAGACGTTCCAGGTTTTGTAGGTAATCGCATGCAGCATGCCTTATGGCGAGAAGCAATAGCGCTAATTAATGACGGGGTATGCACGGCCGAAGGTATAGACACAGTCGTGAAAAATAGCTTTGGTCTGCGAATGCCCGTGCTTGGCCCAATTGAAAATGCCGATTTGGTAGGCCTGGACTTAACCTTGGACATTCATAATGTCATTTTGGCCAGCATCAACCGCGATACCGTCCCTTCTGACATCCTTAAAAGCAAGGTTGAAAAAGGTGAATTAGGAATAAAAACCGGCCAAGGCTTTAAACGTTGGACTGACGAAAGCGCCCAAACCCTGCGAGAAAATCTGAGCAAATATTTAGTCAATACCGTGAATTCTAAAGGATAA
- a CDS encoding MFS transporter, with translation MASLFPSLSKLPLTTVALIVVCAGSFIGPLGMASVNIAIPDLAAELQANAKMVSWLPTIFLLANVALMLPFGKLADNYGRKRIYSYGLVLNVISSTMCALAFNIEWLLFWRFMQGAAAAMIFGTGVAILTSVTPAERRGFALGIAAACVYIGLTVAPAVGGWLTELWGWRSVFLFQVPLVVMLLVLIKMRMHGEWKNERKAKFDWRGSGIFIIAATCLVFGLSQLPSVLGFLLLGIALIFMVWFVVHQSKRDQPLIRVQMFKESRVFSMSLATSLLMYASNYPLTFLLSLYLQYVKGFSPSESGQIILLQAMAMAFLAPLSGKLSDKVQPRLLATTGCAIVACGFFILSRMDIDTQAWYIGSSLLLVGIGFGLFSTPNNNAIMGAVHSTELGVASASLNLARTIGNLVGMSMVNLLVHHYIGDAQIVPQQYPALLQTVLVALNISFGCVVIACIISGFRGREAKPDTPITVNDKDEPAP, from the coding sequence ATGGCTTCTCTATTTCCTTCTTTATCAAAACTGCCACTGACTACGGTAGCGCTTATTGTAGTCTGTGCAGGCTCATTTATTGGTCCTTTGGGCATGGCGTCTGTCAATATTGCGATCCCGGATCTTGCCGCTGAGCTTCAAGCCAACGCCAAAATGGTCAGTTGGCTGCCCACTATCTTTTTACTCGCGAATGTCGCGTTGATGCTGCCTTTTGGCAAGCTGGCGGATAATTACGGGCGCAAGCGCATTTATAGCTATGGTCTGGTGCTTAATGTTATTTCGTCCACCATGTGCGCTTTGGCATTTAATATTGAATGGTTATTGTTTTGGCGATTCATGCAAGGCGCCGCCGCGGCGATGATATTCGGTACCGGTGTGGCTATTTTGACCTCGGTTACCCCAGCAGAAAGACGCGGATTCGCGCTAGGGATAGCGGCAGCCTGCGTATACATAGGATTAACTGTCGCCCCAGCGGTTGGCGGCTGGCTCACAGAGTTATGGGGTTGGCGTTCAGTATTTTTATTTCAAGTGCCTTTAGTCGTTATGTTGCTGGTACTCATCAAAATGCGTATGCATGGGGAATGGAAAAACGAACGTAAAGCGAAATTTGATTGGCGAGGCTCGGGGATTTTCATTATTGCTGCCACATGTCTCGTTTTTGGGTTAAGCCAATTACCTTCCGTTCTGGGCTTTTTATTGCTGGGTATAGCATTGATTTTTATGGTCTGGTTCGTGGTTCATCAGTCAAAACGGGATCAACCTCTGATACGGGTACAGATGTTTAAGGAAAGCCGAGTATTCTCTATGTCTTTGGCCACGTCACTACTGATGTATGCCAGTAACTATCCCCTAACCTTCTTGCTCAGCTTGTATCTGCAATATGTGAAAGGGTTTAGCCCGTCTGAATCTGGGCAAATTATCTTATTGCAGGCAATGGCCATGGCATTTTTAGCGCCACTGTCGGGTAAACTATCAGATAAGGTTCAGCCCAGATTACTCGCGACCACAGGTTGCGCTATTGTGGCGTGTGGCTTCTTTATTTTAAGTCGAATGGATATTGATACCCAAGCTTGGTATATCGGCAGCTCATTGCTGCTTGTTGGTATTGGTTTTGGTTTGTTCTCTACCCCTAATAACAACGCCATTATGGGCGCTGTGCACAGTACCGAGTTGGGCGTGGCGTCGGCATCATTAAATTTAGCTAGGACCATAGGTAACCTTGTTGGCATGAGCATGGTGAATTTGTTGGTGCACCATTACATTGGCGATGCGCAAATCGTGCCTCAGCAGTACCCAGCACTATTACAGACGGTGCTTGTCGCGTTAAATATATCGTTCGGGTGTGTGGTTATCGCTTGCATCATATCCGGCTTTCGTGGGCGAGAAGCAAAACCTGACACCCCTATCACAGTAAACGACAAAGATGAACCGGCCCCCTAG
- a CDS encoding 3-keto-5-aminohexanoate cleavage protein produces the protein MKKNKKVIITCAVTGAMHTPTMSDALPFTPEDIAQQSVDAAQAGASIIHLHARNPETGEPTGDPKVYEQFLPVINERTDAVINLTTGGSPTMTVEERLWAAMEVKPEMCSLNMGSLNFAMFPLADRYKSWKYSWEEPYVRNSDDFIFRNTFRDIEKIMNIMGDHGTKFEHECYDVGHLYNLAYFADRGLIKPPFFIQTIFGIMGGIGADEDNLMFMRKTADKLFGDDYHWSVLAAGKNQMPFSTQAALMGGNVRVGLEDSLFIGRGELATSNAQQVTKIKRILSEFSLEIATPAEARQILNLKGKDNVSF, from the coding sequence ATGAAAAAGAACAAAAAGGTCATTATTACCTGCGCAGTAACTGGCGCAATGCACACCCCAACCATGTCGGATGCCCTGCCATTTACCCCAGAAGACATCGCCCAACAATCTGTTGATGCCGCACAAGCCGGTGCATCCATTATTCATTTACACGCACGTAACCCGGAAACGGGGGAACCCACGGGCGACCCAAAAGTATATGAGCAGTTTTTACCAGTGATTAATGAACGCACCGACGCAGTCATCAACCTGACTACAGGCGGTAGCCCTACCATGACGGTTGAAGAACGTTTGTGGGCGGCAATGGAAGTTAAACCTGAAATGTGTTCGCTGAATATGGGCAGCTTAAACTTCGCCATGTTTCCCCTCGCAGACCGTTATAAGTCTTGGAAGTACAGCTGGGAAGAACCCTATGTTCGTAACAGCGATGACTTTATTTTTCGTAATACCTTTCGTGATATCGAGAAAATCATGAACATCATGGGCGACCACGGAACCAAATTTGAACATGAATGTTATGACGTGGGACACCTTTATAATCTGGCCTATTTTGCCGATCGCGGCTTAATCAAACCGCCATTCTTCATTCAAACTATATTCGGCATTATGGGCGGTATTGGCGCAGATGAAGATAACCTAATGTTCATGCGCAAAACGGCTGACAAATTGTTCGGTGACGATTACCACTGGTCCGTTTTAGCGGCAGGTAAAAATCAGATGCCTTTCTCTACCCAAGCCGCTTTAATGGGCGGCAATGTGCGCGTCGGCCTAGAAGACAGCTTGTTTATTGGACGCGGGGAACTCGCTACCAGTAACGCCCAGCAGGTCACCAAAATCAAGCGCATCCTGAGTGAATTTTCGTTAGAAATAGCCACGCCAGCAGAAGCGCGTCAAATATTGAACCTCAAAGGCAAGGACAACGTCAGCTTTTAA
- a CDS encoding cyclase family protein has translation MKINDIKRVHRIPKVDMDKMIDEENKSNDTGMQFYDLSHEWGLGQPCWPYFEDVKIERLHGHSRSGVLTQKITTVMHSGTHIDAPAHVVEGTPFMDQMPLPRFFGAGVVVSIPKKKWEVITAEDLENVRPKIREGDIVIINTGWHHTYADSAEYYHYGPGLYREAGEWLAKKKVKMVGIDVQALDHPLGTAIGPHGTGPLIPHLEDEYREFTGGRGIKEDFPDWEPCHRALLNSGICGIENVGGELDKVTGKRCTIAAFPWRWKGGDGCMVRLVAMVDPKGEYRIEQGDTE, from the coding sequence ATGAAAATTAATGACATAAAACGAGTACACAGAATTCCAAAAGTTGACATGGATAAAATGATCGATGAAGAAAATAAAAGTAACGACACCGGGATGCAGTTTTACGACCTAAGCCATGAATGGGGTTTGGGACAGCCTTGTTGGCCTTACTTTGAAGATGTCAAAATCGAGCGTCTTCATGGTCATTCTCGTTCAGGGGTTCTGACGCAAAAAATCACCACAGTAATGCATTCAGGTACCCACATTGACGCCCCAGCTCACGTGGTTGAAGGCACCCCATTTATGGATCAAATGCCACTGCCAAGATTCTTCGGTGCAGGTGTTGTGGTGTCTATTCCCAAGAAAAAGTGGGAAGTCATTACAGCTGAAGATCTTGAAAACGTTCGTCCTAAAATACGCGAAGGCGATATCGTTATTATCAATACAGGTTGGCACCATACCTATGCTGATTCTGCTGAGTATTATCATTATGGCCCAGGACTGTACCGTGAAGCGGGCGAGTGGTTAGCAAAGAAGAAAGTCAAAATGGTCGGTATTGATGTGCAAGCACTTGATCATCCGCTGGGTACGGCTATCGGTCCACATGGCACAGGACCTCTTATTCCTCATCTTGAAGACGAGTACCGTGAATTCACCGGCGGTCGTGGCATTAAAGAAGATTTTCCTGATTGGGAGCCGTGCCATAGAGCCCTGTTGAACAGTGGTATTTGCGGCATTGAGAATGTGGGTGGCGAACTAGACAAAGTCACTGGCAAGCGCTGCACTATTGCTGCATTCCCATGGCGCTGGAAAGGCGGCGACGGTTGTATGGTGCGCCTCGTGGCGATGGTTGACCCTAAAGGTGAGTACCGTATCGAGCAAGGAGACACAGAGTAA
- a CDS encoding sodium:solute symporter family protein gives MKTSMLFIVLLYEIVTICGVALWLKRGKSQSTHNDSEFALGGRSLPVGVVAATMALTVLGTAHILGVFEMVWGVGAAAIWFSIAHVILLVVVCYSTGLWVRRLRVTTVPELLEHLFGKGIRVLVSCVMAGIIFGILTIETQGLGIIINAMTGWGITNGAIAGGVIGIFYVVLAGMKEVGWINLINAVVMYVGLILATIFMALRLPGGNFDSVAEHFVSQDMDYMISVFGNSQILMTFTLGMVVAVLFSQSVNQMLLQTAMSAKDEKTIKKALWIAAPVNGLFGVFAVVLGLTAMTIPEFAELGPKKAATQMLVEYLPPWLGALLLASFLAAILSTFAMTALSPATIFSNDIYKGLFKPDATEAQMTKVTQIAIVVLASIAIAVASFLPPILAAMTWLFAWLIPVFFIIIYGLFWQRSALAALITLVTVWAGNFLWSFSDIALNLGLLKSNAVMALTASIAVGCVANLLIKGEKAYFKSQTYLDLKTTSN, from the coding sequence ATGAAAACCAGCATGTTGTTCATTGTTTTACTTTATGAAATTGTCACTATCTGCGGCGTCGCCCTTTGGTTGAAACGCGGAAAAAGTCAATCCACGCATAATGACAGTGAGTTTGCACTAGGTGGTCGCAGCCTACCTGTGGGAGTGGTTGCGGCCACCATGGCACTGACCGTGCTGGGTACAGCACATATATTAGGCGTGTTTGAAATGGTTTGGGGAGTGGGTGCAGCTGCTATTTGGTTTAGTATCGCTCATGTAATTTTACTGGTTGTGGTGTGTTACAGCACTGGGTTGTGGGTGCGCCGTCTTAGAGTGACAACAGTGCCAGAACTGCTAGAGCACCTTTTCGGCAAAGGGATCAGAGTGCTCGTTTCCTGCGTTATGGCCGGGATCATTTTTGGTATTCTAACCATAGAGACTCAAGGGCTTGGCATCATCATTAATGCGATGACAGGCTGGGGTATCACCAATGGGGCCATAGCGGGTGGGGTTATCGGCATATTCTACGTTGTGCTAGCGGGTATGAAAGAAGTCGGTTGGATCAACCTCATCAATGCGGTTGTTATGTATGTCGGGCTTATTTTAGCCACAATTTTTATGGCCTTGCGTCTACCTGGCGGTAATTTTGATTCAGTGGCTGAGCATTTTGTATCACAAGACATGGATTACATGATATCCGTTTTTGGCAACTCACAAATTTTGATGACCTTTACCCTGGGCATGGTGGTTGCGGTACTGTTTAGCCAATCAGTGAATCAAATGCTATTACAAACGGCCATGTCCGCCAAAGATGAGAAAACGATTAAAAAAGCACTGTGGATAGCAGCGCCCGTTAATGGTTTATTTGGTGTTTTTGCAGTGGTGCTGGGCCTTACCGCGATGACTATTCCTGAATTTGCCGAACTCGGGCCGAAAAAGGCCGCCACCCAAATGTTAGTAGAATACCTTCCTCCTTGGTTAGGAGCATTACTGTTAGCGTCATTTCTAGCAGCCATTTTATCGACTTTCGCTATGACAGCACTCAGCCCAGCCACTATTTTTAGTAATGATATTTATAAGGGGCTATTTAAACCTGACGCGACCGAAGCGCAAATGACCAAGGTGACCCAGATTGCGATTGTGGTATTGGCCAGTATTGCTATCGCGGTGGCATCATTTTTACCGCCTATATTAGCCGCAATGACCTGGTTATTTGCCTGGTTAATACCCGTATTCTTCATCATCATCTACGGCTTGTTCTGGCAGCGCAGCGCACTGGCGGCACTCATTACATTGGTCACCGTGTGGGCGGGCAATTTTTTATGGTCTTTTTCAGATATTGCTTTGAACCTTGGATTACTCAAGAGCAATGCAGTTATGGCGTTGACCGCCTCTATCGCAGTGGGATGTGTGGCAAATCTTCTGATTAAAGGTGAAAAAGCTTACTTCAAAAGCCAAACTTACCTTGACCTAAAAACAACAAGTAATTAA
- a CDS encoding RluA family pseudouridine synthase, with the protein MTSNQPSCFTTFSADVSADILSSTLPEKFTFPFYYQPHALCQLAAKELQQHILTQTDWYHNFGLTDDPALIIGKMFGVLLVKNSVGKLGYLSAFSGKLAEQNHLPKFVPPVFDMLASDSFFHDEQHMIKQITAELDVILQDSAYQLAKDNFAHTQANCLAEIEQKRLRVVANRAKRKALRDNTTAEPENAELESLFKSLAAQSIEEKLEFTQHKKDLLSTIASAKDSLDKFERQIQSLKKRRKTLSAQLQQRLFEQYQFLNALGDNKSLAAIFSDTVMRTPPAGAGECAAPKLLHYAYSHNLTPVAMAEFWWGASPKSQVRKHKQFYPACIGKCQPILNHMLEGLTVEENQLLKNAADGEQIEIIYQDDEMLIINKPAQLLSVPGKHISDSVYTRIKAMLPHATGSLIVHRLDMSTSGLMVIALSTAAHKVLQKQFISRQVSKRYMALIDGIVTDENGVITLPLAGDFYDRPRQCVCEKTGKPAHTTWQVIERRHKTQQTKVYLHPRTGRTHQLRVHCAHERGLNMPIVGDDLYGTQARRLHLHAQYLGLFHPVSNQWLEFSCNPDF; encoded by the coding sequence ATGACATCTAATCAACCCTCTTGCTTTACGACGTTTTCTGCTGATGTTTCCGCAGATATTTTGTCCTCTACGTTACCTGAAAAATTTACGTTTCCATTTTACTACCAGCCTCACGCGTTGTGTCAGCTTGCAGCAAAAGAGCTGCAACAGCATATACTGACGCAAACGGATTGGTATCATAATTTCGGTTTAACTGACGACCCTGCATTGATTATTGGCAAAATGTTCGGAGTATTGTTGGTCAAAAACAGTGTCGGCAAGCTGGGCTATTTAAGTGCTTTTTCCGGCAAGTTAGCTGAGCAAAATCACTTACCCAAGTTTGTACCTCCTGTGTTTGATATGCTGGCAAGCGATAGTTTTTTTCATGATGAGCAGCACATGATCAAGCAGATAACAGCCGAGCTTGATGTTATTTTGCAAGACTCTGCATACCAGCTTGCCAAAGACAACTTTGCCCATACCCAAGCGAATTGCCTTGCTGAAATTGAACAAAAGCGTTTACGTGTCGTTGCTAATCGCGCTAAACGAAAAGCGCTACGAGATAATACCACTGCTGAGCCAGAAAACGCTGAGCTTGAGTCGCTGTTTAAGTCCTTAGCAGCCCAAAGCATTGAAGAAAAGCTTGAATTTACCCAACACAAAAAAGATCTATTGAGCACGATAGCCTCGGCTAAAGACTCCCTCGATAAATTTGAACGACAAATACAATCCCTAAAGAAACGACGTAAAACACTTTCAGCACAGCTACAGCAGCGTCTTTTCGAGCAGTACCAATTTTTAAATGCGCTTGGGGATAACAAATCGTTGGCCGCAATATTCAGTGACACCGTTATGCGCACACCTCCTGCTGGTGCGGGTGAATGTGCCGCCCCCAAACTGCTGCATTATGCTTATAGCCATAATTTAACGCCTGTTGCCATGGCGGAGTTTTGGTGGGGGGCTTCGCCTAAATCACAAGTGCGCAAACACAAGCAGTTTTACCCTGCATGTATTGGAAAATGCCAACCCATTTTGAATCACATGCTTGAGGGGTTAACAGTAGAAGAAAATCAGCTATTGAAAAACGCAGCTGACGGCGAGCAAATAGAGATCATTTACCAAGACGATGAAATGCTTATCATCAATAAACCGGCCCAGTTGTTATCTGTACCGGGTAAGCATATCAGTGATTCTGTTTATACCCGCATCAAAGCAATGCTGCCCCATGCCACAGGATCATTAATAGTGCATCGCTTGGATATGTCCACTTCAGGTTTGATGGTCATTGCGTTAAGCACTGCTGCCCACAAGGTGCTGCAAAAACAGTTTATCAGCCGGCAAGTCAGCAAACGCTATATGGCCCTTATTGATGGCATTGTAACTGATGAAAACGGCGTTATTACTTTGCCGCTAGCAGGTGATTTTTATGACAGGCCCAGACAATGCGTATGTGAAAAAACCGGCAAACCAGCCCACACCACGTGGCAAGTGATTGAACGGCGCCACAAAACACAGCAAACTAAGGTATATCTGCACCCCAGAACAGGACGAACACACCAATTACGTGTTCATTGCGCCCACGAGCGCGGGTTAAACATGCCGATTGTGGGGGACGATTTGTACGGTACTCAAGCCCGTCGTTTACATTTACATGCGCAATATTTGGGCTTGTTTCACCCGGTATCCAATCAATGGCTTGAGTTTAGCTGCAACCCTGATTTTTAA
- a CDS encoding SDR family NAD(P)-dependent oxidoreductase has translation MNNYLTNPASLFDLKGKVALVTGATGAFGQVAARVIGNSGCNLLLTGGNKEALESLAESLRQEGIHVATRNTRPSTEQECDAMVEQAVSTYGKLDILVVGSGVNDVDPIQDLSTERWQKVMDANVRDSWLLCKAAGKQFMSQGGGGKVVLVSSARGKLGHPAGYSAYCPSKSAVDGLTRALGCEWGKHNITVNAIAPTVFRSNLTAWMFEDNEPGKSTRENILARIPMGRLGEPEDLAGPLLFLASDASSFHTGHVIYADGGYSAG, from the coding sequence ATGAATAACTATCTTACGAATCCAGCCAGCCTGTTTGATTTAAAAGGAAAGGTCGCGCTTGTTACGGGTGCAACTGGTGCATTTGGTCAAGTTGCCGCTCGCGTGATCGGCAATTCTGGGTGCAACCTGTTACTAACAGGTGGCAACAAAGAGGCGTTGGAATCACTGGCAGAATCCCTAAGGCAAGAAGGAATACATGTTGCCACACGTAACACTCGTCCAAGCACCGAACAAGAATGCGATGCCATGGTCGAACAAGCGGTTTCTACCTATGGCAAGCTCGATATTCTAGTGGTGGGCTCTGGTGTAAATGACGTAGATCCCATTCAAGATTTAAGCACCGAGCGTTGGCAAAAAGTGATGGACGCCAACGTGCGGGATTCTTGGCTGTTATGCAAAGCCGCGGGTAAACAGTTCATGAGCCAGGGCGGCGGCGGCAAAGTCGTATTGGTTTCATCTGCGCGAGGTAAGCTTGGACATCCTGCGGGTTATTCAGCGTACTGCCCATCTAAGTCGGCGGTTGACGGCTTAACCAGAGCATTGGGCTGCGAATGGGGCAAACACAACATTACCGTGAATGCTATCGCCCCCACCGTATTTCGCTCGAACCTAACAGCCTGGATGTTTGAAGACAACGAGCCAGGCAAAAGTACCCGAGAAAATATTCTCGCTCGCATTCCTATGGGCCGCTTGGGTGAGCCAGAAGACCTTGCCGGTCCCCTGCTCTTTCTTGCATCAGACGCATCGAGCTTTCATACCGGACACGTAATTTACGCAGACGGCGGTTACTCAGCAGGTTAG